A window from Mycoplasma phocoeninasale encodes these proteins:
- a CDS encoding deoxynucleoside kinase, whose amino-acid sequence MIIGISGMIAAGKSSLSEKLHKHYKDSYMLHEFDENDEVFNTFLKWLYEKKPNLTIGFQSYIVENHSAKFIEMLKKFEYEGQNISKKHIFLDRFSVEHYVFAKLILKEKEPRYLEAYDALFEKLITRSELPDLAIFLDINFDSFKKRIFERGRKSEIDNWNENYEYFKKLHENYLEIFKEISNKFDLNYVIIDTNNLSEEQVLAKAVEIIEEESLKYENRSTNR is encoded by the coding sequence ATGATTATAGGAATAAGTGGTATGATAGCCGCCGGTAAAAGTAGCTTGTCAGAAAAACTTCACAAACATTATAAAGATTCATACATGTTACATGAATTTGATGAAAATGATGAGGTATTTAATACTTTTTTGAAATGACTTTATGAGAAAAAACCTAATCTAACTATCGGTTTTCAATCTTACATTGTTGAAAATCATTCGGCAAAATTTATTGAAATGTTAAAAAAATTTGAATATGAAGGTCAAAATATTTCCAAAAAACACATATTTTTAGATAGATTTTCAGTTGAACACTACGTCTTTGCCAAGCTAATTTTAAAAGAAAAAGAACCTCGTTACTTAGAAGCTTATGATGCGCTGTTTGAAAAATTAATTACAAGAAGCGAATTGCCTGATTTAGCAATTTTTCTAGATATAAATTTTGATTCATTTAAAAAACGCATTTTCGAACGTGGCAGAAAATCGGAAATTGATAATTGAAATGAAAATTATGAATATTTTAAGAAACTACATGAAAATTATTTAGAAATATTTAAGGAAATATCAAATAAATTTGACTTAAATTATGTGATAATTGATACAAATAATCTATCAGAAGAGCAAGTATTAGCAAAAGCGGTAGAAATAATTGAAGAGGAGTCTTTAAAATATGAAAATAGATCCACGAATCGATAA
- a CDS encoding DUF2188 domain-containing protein — protein MPVRLVVNHDDGWAVKNPKGKKALKIFKTQKEAVDYAKSLKDTTSVNVQSKTGAFRKFTS, from the coding sequence ATGCCAGTTCGTTTAGTTGTAAACCACGATGATGGTTGGGCTGTAAAAAATCCAAAAGGAAAAAAAGCATTAAAAATTTTTAAAACTCAAAAAGAAGCGGTAGACTATGCTAAATCTCTTAAAGATACCACTTCTGTAAATGTCCAAAGTAAAACAGGTGCTTTTAGAAAATTCACAAGTTAA
- a CDS encoding bifunctional 5,10-methylenetetrahydrofolate dehydrogenase/5,10-methenyltetrahydrofolate cyclohydrolase: MYKILDGKKLASEIKEEISEIISNLNNDDIPTLGILQVGDLAESNIYIRHKLGVAKEIGMRTILIKLEENANENQIISAIEDLKQKSDGFIIQLPMQTNQINDVHKILDLIPKSQDIDGLTSANSDVDYQLTDSFLPATALGIIILLKHYNIPLVNQNIAVVGQSKIVGYPLSNYLQQLNNQVSRYDKFTPKDTIIKNDIVVVATGVRNSVSVELIKKGAIVVDVGIHRIDNKIIGDVDFDAYKEVVSYITPVPGGVGPMTVISLIINLIKSKIIRNPGLIDFFAKIKKYW; the protein is encoded by the coding sequence ATGTATAAAATTTTAGATGGAAAAAAATTAGCTTCAGAGATCAAAGAAGAAATTAGTGAAATTATTAGTAATTTAAATAATGACGATATACCAACTTTAGGAATACTACAGGTTGGAGATTTGGCTGAGTCAAATATATATATTAGACATAAGTTAGGTGTTGCCAAAGAAATTGGCATGAGAACTATTTTAATTAAGTTAGAAGAAAATGCTAATGAGAATCAGATAATTTCTGCTATTGAGGATTTGAAGCAAAAAAGTGACGGTTTCATTATTCAGCTGCCAATGCAAACTAACCAAATTAATGATGTACATAAAATTCTAGATTTAATTCCTAAATCTCAAGACATTGATGGTTTGACTTCAGCTAATAGTGATGTTGATTATCAGCTTACAGATAGCTTTTTACCCGCCACGGCATTAGGAATTATAATTTTATTAAAACATTATAATATTCCTCTAGTTAATCAAAACATTGCAGTCGTTGGACAAAGTAAAATTGTTGGATACCCCTTATCTAATTATTTACAACAACTAAATAATCAGGTTAGTCGTTATGATAAATTTACGCCTAAAGACACAATTATTAAAAATGATATTGTAGTGGTTGCAACTGGAGTAAGAAACTCAGTCAGCGTGGAATTGATTAAAAAAGGCGCGATTGTTGTTGATGTTGGAATACATAGAATTGACAATAAGATCATTGGCGATGTGGATTTTGACGCTTATAAAGAAGTTGTTTCTTATATCACTCCCGTTCCCGGCGGAGTTGGGCCAATGACAGTCATTTCATTAATCATAAATCTTATTAAGTCGAAAATTATCAGGAATCCTGGACTTATAGATTTTTTCGCTAAAATTAAAAAATATTGATAA
- the hpt gene encoding hypoxanthine phosphoribosyltransferase, which yields MKIDPRIDKVLFDQETLEKRIAELAVWVNEEYKDSKNLILVGLLKGCLPFMAQLMKGISVDFIIDFMITSSYEGTDKSSGNVKIVLDMINNVEDKDVLIVEDIVDTARTMDKVVSMLKSRNPKSLKVLTLLNKPSNRIVDFEPDNYGFLIKKEDFVVGFGFDWDEKMRQLPYIGTMKLEK from the coding sequence ATGAAAATAGATCCACGAATCGATAAAGTTCTATTTGACCAAGAAACTTTAGAAAAGCGAATAGCTGAATTGGCAGTTTGAGTAAATGAAGAGTACAAAGATTCAAAGAATCTAATTTTAGTTGGTCTGTTAAAGGGCTGTTTGCCATTTATGGCGCAATTAATGAAAGGCATATCAGTTGATTTTATAATTGACTTTATGATAACCAGCTCATATGAAGGGACAGATAAATCATCTGGCAATGTCAAAATTGTCTTAGACATGATTAATAACGTCGAAGATAAAGATGTTTTAATTGTTGAAGATATTGTAGACACGGCTAGAACAATGGACAAAGTAGTATCAATGCTAAAATCAAGAAACCCCAAATCATTGAAAGTGTTAACACTACTGAATAAACCAAGTAACCGTATTGTGGATTTTGAACCTGATAATTACGGTTTCCTTATTAAAAAAGAGGATTTTGTTGTTGGCTTTGGATTTGATTGAGATGAAAAGATGCGGCAACTGCCTTATATCGGAACAATGAAGCTTGAAAAATAG
- the rnr gene encoding ribonuclease R has product MTYTNDKQNDKNSEISKQKVLDLISEKRELSFVQIARILRIPPQLNNKLTTQINELIKENLIEENRDKKYIPIYFLFELEGTISITNKRLGFLDFEINSESKSAFLNSKQLRSALDGDLVLAKIYYYYDNEGNKLYKANLIKVLKHNKKIVIGTINRFNNKLYFNAFDDRNKANFSLVNDKNIPSEILTTDLVSCEVLEPDLDYVKVSFKRKISSLNNEDYNIEKIMASHDVSKEFDLDVLEYTKTLPTEVSESEISSRVDLRNLMTVTIDGLDTKDFDDAISCYKLENGNWKLFIHIADVSYYVKEGDPIDNEALARGTSIYLPDKVIPMLPFELSNGICSLNPNVLRNCITLETELDDNGNNIDSKIYASVIESNYRLTYDHVNQYFKNQIEIPVDVSKLLDSSRQVAQILKAKKESQGYVDFEIKESKVIMKDNKVVDIVVKEEGESEKLIEHFMIHANETVAEIMIANKIPSIFRVHDKPSDDKLYALQELLNFSNMKDIAVPRDGDPRSFAEMIEKIKSKSFDDYLKMAMLKTMQKAIYSSKNIGHFGLGSKAYSHFTSPIRRYPDLLLHRLIRNYIFMSKPLNEDGSKILTTKIEEIATRNSESEKIAMTVERDIVDIRKAEFFDKLINQEFEATLTNIEKFGTFFNIEKYQTSVLIRFENMDGNVVKVNDFLARGNSIALNVGKKYKIRITSIDREKGNINAMLA; this is encoded by the coding sequence ATGACATATACAAATGATAAACAAAATGACAAAAATAGTGAAATATCAAAACAGAAAGTTCTAGATTTAATTTCTGAAAAAAGAGAATTATCTTTTGTTCAGATTGCGAGGATTTTAAGAATTCCACCACAACTAAATAACAAATTAACTACTCAAATAAACGAATTAATTAAAGAAAATTTAATTGAAGAAAATCGTGATAAAAAATATATTCCTATTTACTTTTTATTTGAACTTGAAGGAACAATTTCAATAACAAATAAACGTCTAGGGTTTTTGGATTTTGAGATTAATTCAGAATCTAAAAGCGCTTTTTTAAATTCTAAACAACTAAGATCGGCTTTAGATGGTGATCTAGTTTTAGCAAAAATATACTACTACTATGACAATGAAGGAAATAAGCTATACAAGGCGAATCTTATCAAAGTATTAAAACATAATAAAAAAATTGTGATAGGAACAATTAATAGATTTAATAATAAATTATATTTTAATGCTTTTGATGATCGTAATAAGGCAAATTTTTCACTAGTAAATGATAAAAATATTCCGAGTGAAATATTGACGACTGATCTTGTTAGTTGCGAGGTTCTTGAACCTGATTTAGATTATGTTAAAGTTTCATTTAAAAGGAAAATTTCTAGCTTAAACAATGAAGATTATAATATTGAGAAGATCATGGCTTCACATGACGTATCAAAGGAATTTGATTTAGATGTTTTAGAATATACTAAAACTTTGCCAACTGAAGTCAGCGAATCAGAGATTTCTTCAAGAGTCGATTTGCGTAATTTAATGACTGTAACCATCGATGGTCTTGACACCAAAGATTTTGATGATGCAATTTCATGTTATAAATTAGAGAATGGTAATTGGAAATTATTTATTCATATTGCTGATGTTTCATACTATGTTAAAGAAGGCGATCCAATTGACAATGAAGCTCTAGCAAGGGGTACAAGTATTTATTTACCTGATAAAGTAATTCCAATGCTACCTTTTGAGCTATCAAATGGTATTTGTTCACTTAATCCTAATGTTCTAAGAAATTGCATAACACTTGAAACTGAACTTGATGACAACGGAAATAATATTGATTCAAAAATTTATGCAAGTGTTATCGAATCAAATTATCGTTTAACATATGACCATGTTAACCAATATTTTAAAAATCAAATTGAAATTCCTGTTGATGTGTCTAAACTACTGGATTCTTCAAGACAAGTTGCTCAAATTTTGAAAGCAAAAAAAGAATCACAAGGTTATGTTGATTTTGAAATAAAAGAATCAAAAGTTATTATGAAAGATAATAAAGTTGTTGATATTGTGGTTAAAGAAGAAGGTGAAAGTGAAAAACTAATTGAACATTTTATGATTCACGCTAACGAAACTGTTGCTGAAATTATGATTGCGAATAAAATTCCGTCAATTTTTAGAGTTCATGATAAACCATCTGATGATAAACTATATGCCTTACAAGAATTACTAAATTTCAGTAATATGAAAGATATTGCTGTTCCTCGGGATGGTGATCCCAGATCATTTGCGGAAATGATCGAAAAAATCAAAAGCAAATCATTTGATGATTATTTAAAAATGGCAATGCTAAAAACAATGCAAAAAGCCATATATTCATCAAAAAATATTGGTCACTTTGGTTTAGGCTCAAAGGCATATTCACACTTTACGAGTCCAATTAGAAGATATCCTGATCTACTGCTTCACCGTTTAATTAGAAATTATATATTTATGTCAAAACCACTTAATGAGGATGGAAGCAAAATTCTAACAACAAAAATTGAAGAAATTGCGACAAGAAATTCAGAATCTGAAAAAATAGCAATGACAGTCGAAAGAGATATTGTTGACATCAGAAAAGCAGAGTTTTTTGATAAATTAATTAATCAGGAATTTGAAGCTACATTGACTAATATTGAAAAATTTGGGACATTCTTCAATATTGAAAAATATCAAACTAGTGTTTTAATACGATTTGAAAATATGGATGGTAATGTTGTTAAAGTTAACGACTTTCTGGCAAGGGGGAATAGCATCGCCTTAAATGTCGGAAAAAAATACAAAATTAGAATCACATCAATTGATCGTGAAAAAGGAAATATTAATGCCATGTTAGCGTAA
- the smpB gene encoding SsrA-binding protein SmpB: MSKLIIKNKFAKSDYELDNRYECGIELLGWEVKSLRAANAKLDNAFCSISSKNELWLNNLNIAQYMHVKGDSYRTRKLLMHKSEILRLRNKQERLAMILIPLTIYWKDNHIKVEIALAKKLKKFDKREKIKEEEIKKRTKLIY, from the coding sequence ATGTCAAAATTGATCATTAAAAATAAATTCGCCAAATCCGATTATGAACTTGATAATCGTTATGAGTGTGGAATCGAACTGCTAGGATGAGAAGTTAAGAGTTTACGCGCGGCTAATGCTAAACTTGACAATGCTTTTTGTTCAATTAGTTCAAAAAATGAACTTTGGCTCAATAACTTAAATATTGCACAATATATGCATGTGAAGGGTGATTCATATCGAACAAGAAAACTGCTAATGCATAAGAGCGAAATCTTGCGCCTAAGAAATAAACAAGAGCGTTTAGCAATGATTTTAATTCCACTAACAATTTATTGGAAAGATAATCACATCAAAGTTGAAATTGCTTTGGCAAAAAAATTGAAAAAATTTGACAAACGTGAAAAAATTAAAGAAGAAGAAATCAAGAAAAGAACTAAATTAATCTATTAG